The genome window TCACGAGTTTGTCGGGGAAGAAACTGTCAGATTGATTGGTATTGAAGCGGCCGGCGAAGGTGTGGATACAGACAAACACGCTGCTACTTTGACTAAGGGAAGTGTGGGAGTTCTGCACGGGGCGATGAGTTATTTGCTGCAAGATAATGAAGGTCAAGTGATTGAGCCGCATTCGATTAGTGCGGGTTTGGATTATCCGGGTGTAGGGCCGGAACACAGTTATTTGAAGGATGCCGGCAGGGCTGAATATTATAGCGTAACTGATGCAGAAGCACTGGGAGCATTTCAGCGGCTTTCGCAGTTGGAGGGGATTATTCCAGCTTTGGAAACTGCTCACGCGATCGCCTATTTAGAGACTCTGTGCCCCCAGCTAACAGGCAATCCGCGCATTGTGCTTAACTGTTCCGGACGCGGCGATAAAGACGTGAACACTGTAGCGAAGGTTCTGAATATCTAGGTTAGCGGAATGTGGGGCGATCGCTCTGTAGGAATCGGTAACAATTAACTTTATTTCTGGTTTGATTTCATGTCGAAAGGTTTGATTTTGACGTGCTTGGGATTGTTGACAATCCTGCCACAGTGTGACACCTCCATTCCTACGCGATCGCTGCCACAAACTCCCATGAATACTAATGTTGCTTCGAGTGCTATTACTAACTTAGAAAAAGCGGTTAACCAACAGATTAATCAATACCGAGCATCTAAAAAGTTGCCGCCGCTGACTATCGATCCGCGAATCAGTCAGATAGCCAGAATTCACAGCGAAAATATGGCTAACGGTAAAGTAAGTTTCAGTCACGATGGATTTGAGGGGCGGGCGAAAGCAATTACGATTCCTTATCAAAGTGTAGCTGAAAATCTTGCTTATAATTTTGGCTACAGCGACCCGGTACGCAATGCTGTTGAGGGTTGGATTAAAAGTGACGGCCACCGCAAGAATATGGAAGGTCAGTTTAATGTGACAGGTATTGGGATTGCCAAAAATGCCAAAGGCGAGTATTATTTTACTCAGCTTTTTGTTCGCAGTCGATAATTTGAAGGAAGAAGGAAGAGGGAAGAAGGAAGAGGGAAGAGAGAAGAGGGTAGTCAACAGTCAACAGTCAACAGTCAACAGTCAAAAATTACTAATAATGGAATTTGCAGATTTTCAAGTGTGCGATGGTGATATTTCCGATTCTCTCTTATCTTATTATTTGACTGCGCCGGCGATCGCCGTTGATACGGAAACAATGGGTTTGATGCCGTGGCGCGATCGCTTGTGTTTGGTTCAGTTGTGCGATCCGCAAGGTAAAGTTGCAGCAGTGCGGATTGCTAAAGGCCAGACTGCCGCCCCGAATTTAAAAAAGCTAATGGAAGCCGAAAATATTGAAAAAGTATTTCACTTTGCGCGCTTCGATATGGCAACCATGCGTTACAATTTAAGTATTGACATTGCACCTGTTTTCTGCACAAAAATAGCGAGCAAACTTGCGAGAACTTACACCAACAAACACGGACTTAAAGATTTAATCCAAGAATTGGAAAAAGTAGAACTCAACAAAACTTCTCAAAGTTCTGACTGGGGAAATTCTGAGCATCTTTCAGACGAGCAACTCAGCTACGCTGCTAACGATGTCCGCTATTTGCTGAGCGCTAAACAAAAGTTGACTGCTATGTTGCAGCGAGAAGAACGCTGGGAAATTGCACAGCAATGTTTTCAGTGTTTGCCCGTTTTTGTGAGTTTGGATTTATTGCAGTACAACAATGTTTTCGAGCACGGCTAATACCATTTTAGATTTTAGATTTTAGATTTTAGATTGGGAATGACTGATGGCTACCAGGGTTTAGAGTACGGGCATACAATTGCATTCTTTTTTGGAACTGGTATAATATTGTATTGCGTCGCATAACTGCCATCAAATTGGTTTGTAGTGAAGACTTTAGTTCTCATAAAACTCGCTAGGGCTTTAGTCCTCACTACAAAAGTAATTATTATTATTTGACGGACTTGATGTGAGTAAAAAAAATTTAAAACAGTCATCTATTGCTAATTAGGGCTGCTCGGGATTTTGTTCGTGCAGCAAAGCTTCAAGTTGGTCGTCAACATTTCTAATCACCTGTTCCAAAGCGGGCAACCCCTCTAAAGGCACAGGAGAAAGCCGAGTTCGATCGCGAATTTGATTCACTTTCCGCTGCAATTCTTCGGCCAGCCGCAGCGCGTCCCGACTCAAATTAGACAACTGCTGCTGCTGGTAAAACCTCAAAGCTGCCCCCCGCAAAACTTGCAGGGTGGCTTCTTCCTTGCCGCCCACCATCATTACCCGCAAGCGCAACAGCAAATGAGTGTTTTGATATATGCGCTCAACTTCGACTTGTTTGGGCTGTTCCACCGGGGAAACAGGCATATCTGTCAGCCGCTTCAACTCGTCGATGACCTCTTGGAAAAGGACGATATCGATACCTTCGAGCATCGATTTCAAAACGCCATCTTGACTCCAAAGAATGCGACCTTGGGACTGGTGCCGCTCAAAAAACAGGCGGCCGATACCCTCTCGCAGCACTCTACCGAGCAATTCTTGCAGCAGTTGGGGC of Oscillatoria nigro-viridis PCC 7112 contains these proteins:
- a CDS encoding CAP domain-containing protein gives rise to the protein MSKGLILTCLGLLTILPQCDTSIPTRSLPQTPMNTNVASSAITNLEKAVNQQINQYRASKKLPPLTIDPRISQIARIHSENMANGKVSFSHDGFEGRAKAITIPYQSVAENLAYNFGYSDPVRNAVEGWIKSDGHRKNMEGQFNVTGIGIAKNAKGEYYFTQLFVRSR
- a CDS encoding ribonuclease H-like domain-containing protein, which gives rise to MEFADFQVCDGDISDSLLSYYLTAPAIAVDTETMGLMPWRDRLCLVQLCDPQGKVAAVRIAKGQTAAPNLKKLMEAENIEKVFHFARFDMATMRYNLSIDIAPVFCTKIASKLARTYTNKHGLKDLIQELEKVELNKTSQSSDWGNSEHLSDEQLSYAANDVRYLLSAKQKLTAMLQREERWEIAQQCFQCLPVFVSLDLLQYNNVFEHG